A DNA window from Leopardus geoffroyi isolate Oge1 chromosome A1, O.geoffroyi_Oge1_pat1.0, whole genome shotgun sequence contains the following coding sequences:
- the LOC123604792 gene encoding protocadherin alpha-12 isoform X12 produces the protein MMSLYTQKVEKENFVSRSASNHWQNRIDSILTGTLGKFYQTYTYGKEDCSQRFPGEQSLKTNSPISEISLTTMVFSWRGGPGAQRLLLALLLLAAGKSGSGQVHYSVPEEAKHGTFVGRIAQDLGLELAELVPRFFRVASKGRRDLLEVNLQNGILFVNSRIDREELCGRSTECSIHLEVIVDRPLQVFHVEVEVKDINDNPPVFREVEQKVLISESAPLDSHFPLEGASDADIGVNSLLTYRLGINEYFTLKLITKNDKSILPELVLRKSLDREETPELNILLTSQDGGKPELTGSVQIKISILDVNDNAPEFDKPGYRVVLFENVPNGTRVIQLNASDLDEGVNREISYAIRLILPVSEKCMFSINAETGEIRIYGKLDFEENSEYEIQVNAIDKGIPSMAGHCTVLVEVLDLNDNTPEVMITSLSPPVREDVQVGTVIALVSVSDRDSGANGQVTCSLTPHVPFKLVSTFKNYYSLVLDSALDRESVSDYAVVVTARDGGSPSLSATASVSVEVADVNDNAPTFAQAEYTVFVKENNPPGCHIFTVSARDADAQENALVSYSLVERRVGERALSSYVSVHAESGKVYALQPLDHEELELLQFQVSARDAGVPPLGSNVTLQVFVLDENDNAPALLPLPGAGGAGGAVSELVWRSVGAGHVVAKVRAVDADSGYNAWLSYELQPAAGGARSPFRVALYTGEISTTRSLDEADSPRQRLLVLVRDHGEPALTATATVLLSLVESGQAPKASSRVLAGAAGAETALVDVNVYLIIAICAVSSLLVLTLLLYVALRCSAPPSEGACGPGKPTLVCSSAVGSWSYSQQRRQRVCSGEGPPKTDLMAFSPSLPQSGEDCLNSSSEPRQPNPDWRYSASLRAGMHSSVHLEEAGILRAGPGGPDQQWPTVSSATPVF, from the coding sequence ATGATGTCGCTGTACACTCAGAAGGTGGAAAAGGAAAACTTTGTCTCGCGTTCAGCTTCCAACCACTGGCAGAATAGGATCGACTCCATATTGACCGGAACGCTGGGTAAATTTTATCAAACATATACCTACGGAAAGGAAGACTGCTCACAAAGGTTCCCAGGCGAGCAATCCCTTAAAACTAACAGTCCCATCTCAGAGATCTCGTTAACTACAATGGTGTTTTCCTGGAGAGGAGGCCCAGGAGCCCAGCGATTGCTCCTGGCGCTTCTGCTCCTTGCAGCTGGGAAATCTGGGAGCGGCCAGGTCCACTACTCGGTCCCGGAGGAGGCCAAACACGGCACTTTCGTGGGCCGCATCGCGCAAGACCTGGGACTGGAACTAGCGGAGCTCGTACCGCGCTTTTTCCGTGTGGCGTCCAAAGGCCGCCGAGACCTTCTGGAGGTAAATCTGCAGAATGGCATTTTGTTTGTGAATTCTCGGATCGACCGAGAGGAGCTCTGTGGGAGGAGTACCGAGTGTAGCATCCACCTGGAGGTGATCGTGGACAGGCCGCTGCAGGTTTTCCATGTGGAGGTGGAGGTGAAAGACATTAATGATAACCCGCCGGTGTTCAGAGAAGTAGAACAAAAGGTACTGATCTCTGAATCTGCACCTCTGGATTCTCATTTTCCTCTAGAGGGCGCTTCCGATGCGGACATCGGCGTAAACTCTCTTCTGACCTATAGGTTAGGTATAAATGAGTATTTTACTcttaaattaataacaaaaaacgATAAAAGTATATTGCCTGAACTAGTTCTACGGAAGTCATTGGATAGAGAGGAAACGCCAGAACTTAATATATTGCTGACCTCCCAGGATGGCGGTAAACCCGAGCTAACAGGATCTGTTCAGATTAAAATAAGCATCCTGGATGTGAATGACAACGCTCCGGAGTTTGATAAGCCTGGCTATAGAGTAGTGCTGTTTGAAAATGTCCCAAACGGCACGAGAGTGATTCAATTAAATGCTTCAGATCTAGACGAAGGGGTCAATAGAGAAATTTCCTATGCCATCAGACTGATTTTGCCAGTGAGTGAGAAATGcatgttttcaataaatgcagaaacagGTGAAATCAGAATTTATGGGAAATTGGATTTTGAAGAGAATAGTGAGTATGAAATTCAGGTTAACGCCATTGATAAAGGGATTCCTTCCATGGCAGGTCACTGCACAGTCCTAGTGGAAGTTCTGGACCTGAATGACAATACCCCTGAGGTAATGATTACTTCGTTGTCTCCCCCGGTGAGAGAGGATGTTCAGGTGGGCACTGTCATCGCCTTGGTCAGCGTGTCCGACCGTGACTCTGGCGCCAACGGGCAGGTGACCTGCTCACTAACACCCCATGTCCCCTTCAAGCTGGTGTCCACCTTCAAGAATTACTATTCGCTGGTGCTGGACAGCGCCCTGGACCGCGAGAGCGTGTCGGACTATGCTGTAGTGGTGACCGCACGGGACGGGGGCTCGCCTTCGCTGTCGGCCACGGCCAGCGTGTCCGTGGAAGTGGCCGACGTGAACGACAACGCGCCGACATTCGCGCAGGCCGAGTACACGGTGTTCGTGAAGGAGAACAACCCTCCCGGCTGCCACATCTTCACGGTGTCCGCGCGGGACGCGGACGCGCAGGAGAACGCGCTGGTGTCCTACTCGCTGGTGGAGCGGCGGGTGGGCGAGCGTGCGCTGTCGAGCTACGTGTCGGTGCACGCGGAGAGCGGCAAGGTGTACGCGCTGCAGCCGCTGGACCACGAGGAGCTGGAGCTGCTGCAGTTCCAAGTGAGCGCGCGCGACGCGGGCGTGCCCCCGCTGGGCAGCAACGTGACGCTGCAGGTGTTCGTGCTGGACGAGAACGACAACGCGCCCGCGCTGCTGCCGCTGCccggggcgggcggcgcgggcggcgccgTGAGCGAGCTGGTGTGGCGGTCGGTGGGCGCGGGCCACGTGGTGGCGAAGGTGCGCGCGGTGGACGCGGACTCGGGCTACAACGCGTGGCTGTCGTACGAGCTGCAGCCGGCGGCGGGTGGCGCGCGCAGCCCGTTCCGCGTGGCGCTGTACACGGGCGAGATCAGCACGACGCGCAGCCTGGACGAGGCGGACTCGCCGCGCCAGCGCCTGCTGGTGCTGGTGAGGGACCACGGCGAGCCGGCGCTGACGGCCACGGCCACCGTGCTGCTGTCGCTGGTGGAGAGCGGCCAGGCGCCCAAGGCCTCGTCGCGGGTGTTGGCGGGCGCCGCTGGCGCGGAGACGGCGCTGGTGGATGTCAACGTGTACCTGATCATCGCCATCTGCGCGGTGTCCAGCCTGCTGGTGCTCACGCTGCTGCTGTACGTGGCGCTGCGGTGCTCGGCGCCGCCCAGCGAGGGCGCGTGCGGGCCGGGGAAGCCCACGCTGGTGTGTTCCAGCGCGGTGGGGAGCTGGTCGTACTCGCAGCAGAGGCGGCAAAGGGTGTGCTCTGGGGAGGGTCCGCCCAAGACCGACCTCATGGCCTTCAGCCCCAGCCTTCCACAGTCGGGAGAAGATTGTTTAAATTCTTCCAGTGAA